In Pelomicrobium methylotrophicum, a single window of DNA contains:
- a CDS encoding FKBP-type peptidyl-prolyl cis-trans isomerase, whose translation MNLAGRRVARSADRVNLHYRLCAADGTEIVSTFGGDPVTVSLGTGELHANLERVVLGLAPGERRTVHLVAADAFGPSNPELEQTIPREAFPADVAPEPGRLIEFTLPGGETLCGIVRRVESDVVTIDFNHPLSDCDVIFEVELLEILE comes from the coding sequence ATGAACTTGGCAGGCCGGCGAGTCGCCCGCAGCGCCGACCGGGTGAACCTGCACTATCGGCTCTGCGCCGCGGACGGCACCGAGATCGTGAGCACCTTCGGCGGAGATCCGGTCACTGTCTCGCTGGGAACAGGCGAGCTGCATGCCAATCTGGAACGCGTGGTGCTCGGGCTCGCTCCGGGTGAACGCCGGACGGTCCATCTCGTGGCAGCGGACGCCTTCGGCCCGAGCAACCCCGAGCTGGAACAAACGATTCCCCGGGAGGCATTCCCCGCCGACGTGGCGCCGGAACCGGGACGGCTCATCGAGTTCACGCTCCCGGGCGGCGAAACCTTGTGCGGCATCGTTCGTCGCGTCGAAAGCGACGTGGTCACGATCGACTTCAACCACCCTTTAAGCGACTGCGACGTAATTTTCGAGGTGGAGCTTTTGGAGATCCTGGAATAG
- the lspA gene encoding signal peptidase II translates to MRESRALGSGAARSQRARALLVAAAIAVLDFLTKRWVEASLAPGEVVPVTPFFNLVLTFNRGAAFSFLGDASGWQRTLLIGIAVAASGFILYLLHRYRDQPLFCFALGLILGGALGNLWDRVALGHVVDFLDFHVAGYHWPAFNVADSAITCGAIALLWDAFRASRRQR, encoded by the coding sequence ATGCGTGAATCGCGAGCCCTCGGCTCAGGCGCGGCCCGATCTCAGCGGGCAAGGGCGCTACTGGTGGCGGCTGCCATCGCTGTCCTGGACTTCCTCACCAAGCGCTGGGTGGAAGCCAGCCTCGCGCCTGGCGAGGTCGTTCCGGTGACCCCCTTTTTCAATCTGGTGTTGACCTTCAACCGTGGTGCGGCCTTCAGTTTCCTCGGGGATGCGTCCGGCTGGCAGCGGACGCTATTGATCGGTATCGCCGTGGCGGCCTCGGGGTTCATCCTGTACCTGTTGCACCGCTACCGCGACCAGCCTCTGTTCTGCTTTGCCTTGGGACTGATCCTGGGCGGAGCGCTTGGAAACCTCTGGGACCGCGTCGCTCTCGGCCACGTGGTAGACTTTCTCGACTTCCACGTGGCCGGCTACCACTGGCCCGCCTTTAACGTCGCCGATTCGGCGATCACCTGCGGAGCGATCGCATTGCTGTGGGACGCCTTCCGCGCAAGCCGGAGGCAGCGATGA